A section of the Bryobacteraceae bacterium genome encodes:
- a CDS encoding alcohol dehydrogenase encodes MTWEFATAQRIVFGPGAAREIAPAARGFGKRALLVTGRNPRHAARLVADLHKAGVGCTPFPTDGEPTLDTVRTGAETARREGCDLVIACGGGSALDAGKAIAAMLANPGDVLDYLEVIGGGQPLAHAPVPFIAVPTTSGTGSEATRNAVLHSPQHGVKASLRSPLMLAKLAVVDPELTLTAPPAVTAATGLDALAQLLEPFVSVRANPMTDMFCREGLCRAGRSLQRAFHDGDDLGARTDMALASLLSGMALANAGLGAVHGFAAPVGGSFPAPHGAVCAALLAPVTRANLRALRERAPGSPALARYDEAARILCGPQAEADELAVWLDGIRQELEIPRLSAYGIREEHIPELCRKAARSSSMKGNPVALSEEELARVLREAL; translated from the coding sequence ATGACGTGGGAATTCGCCACCGCGCAGCGCATCGTCTTTGGCCCGGGCGCGGCGCGCGAGATCGCGCCGGCGGCGCGCGGCTTTGGCAAGCGCGCTTTGCTGGTCACCGGGCGCAACCCCCGCCATGCGGCGCGCCTGGTGGCGGACCTGCACAAGGCGGGCGTCGGCTGCACGCCCTTTCCCACCGACGGCGAACCCACGCTCGACACCGTGCGCACCGGAGCGGAGACGGCCCGCCGGGAAGGGTGCGACCTCGTGATCGCCTGCGGCGGAGGCAGTGCGCTGGATGCCGGCAAGGCCATCGCCGCCATGCTGGCCAACCCCGGCGATGTGCTCGACTACCTGGAAGTGATCGGTGGCGGGCAGCCGCTTGCGCACGCCCCTGTGCCTTTCATCGCCGTGCCGACCACCTCCGGCACCGGCAGCGAGGCCACGCGCAACGCCGTGCTCCATTCGCCCCAACACGGCGTCAAAGCAAGCCTGCGCAGCCCGCTGATGCTTGCGAAACTCGCCGTCGTCGACCCTGAGCTGACGCTGACTGCGCCTCCTGCCGTCACCGCTGCAACGGGCCTGGACGCACTGGCCCAACTGCTCGAACCGTTCGTCAGCGTCCGCGCCAATCCCATGACCGACATGTTCTGCCGCGAGGGACTGTGCCGCGCCGGCCGTTCGCTTCAGCGCGCCTTCCACGACGGCGACGATCTGGGGGCGCGCACGGACATGGCCCTGGCAAGCCTTTTGAGCGGCATGGCGCTGGCCAACGCCGGCCTCGGCGCAGTGCACGGATTTGCGGCGCCGGTCGGCGGTTCATTCCCTGCCCCGCACGGCGCCGTCTGTGCGGCCCTCCTGGCCCCGGTGACGCGCGCCAACCTCAGGGCGCTGCGCGAGCGCGCCCCAGGGAGTCCTGCGCTGGCCCGCTACGATGAAGCCGCACGCATCCTGTGCGGGCCGCAGGCGGAGGCCGATGAGCTGGCCGTGTGGCTGGATGGGATCCGGCAGGAGCTCGAAATCCCGCGGCTGTCCGCATACGGCATCCGCGAGGAACACATCCCGGAGCTGTGCAGGAAGGCGGCGCGATCGAGCAGCATGAAGGGCAATCCGGTGGCGCTGAGTGAAGAAGAGCTCGCCCGCGTGCTGCGCGAAGCGCTGTAA
- the lacZ gene encoding beta-galactosidase, which translates to MLFRRLVLLLAVPLALALAAPPEWDNPAITTIGVEPPRATMMIYPDAATARTFDPARSPWMLSLNGDWKFRGVLRPADRPTDFHRPSYDDSGWRTMPVPGVWQMHGFDIPIYTNWLYPFPQDRNKMPSPPYDFNPVGSYRRTFTVPHTWKGRTVYLHFAGVDSCFYVWVNGQFIGYHEDSRTPAEFNITKVLKPGLNTLAVQVYRFGDGAYLEDQDMWRMSGIYREVFLWSTAATHVRDFEVHTDLDAAYRDARVRVKAEILEPKDCTLEFELRDASGKAAGTASAKCAPQVELALAVPNARLWSAEIPYLYEGLLTLRNGAGAIIEVIPQRVGIRKVEIRGGKLLVNGRAVIFKGVNRHEHSSVTGKVMSRDLMIRDIELMKRHNVNAVRTSHYPDHPLWYELCDIYGLYVIDEANIEAHHYGNGPKGNLLTESPEWSRAYLERVRSMIERDKNHPSVIIWSMGNESGDGLNARLTYEWAKQRDPSRPWHYEGSSANRGANFDINSFMYPPPARVAEEAAKLPDKPLLLCEYAHSMGNSTGGLKEYWDIFYSGTNAQGAFVWDWVDQSLRVPVPGEYRVNTPATHFLAYGGWWEDKSGVRNDNNFNCNGLVSGDRTPHPGLAAIKYAYRYLHASPVDLAQGRVRVKNWFQFLNPRDYAVGQWSVQESGRALATGTLPALDIEPGGEAEFALNLPKITPKPGAEYWLNLSFRLKNATRWAPAGHEIAWEQFALPWKAGGPKADFSRSPALKIDEKDGIFVLSSPLIRAIFDPRVGTFTEYRYQGVLLLERGPLPDFWRAPTDNDLGAWKAMRARIERDPAQNWFLWREAAPRMTITEAKLERVDERTARVAVKAGLYGMGGATAAWTFTIYGNGEILVEMSYQPGEEKRAMMPRFGSELVLARGFNNWSWYGRGPAETYIDRQFERIGVYQSMVEKEWVEYSRPQENGNKTGVRWSAWTNAQGLGLLAVGAPELSVSARRFTKEDMERAAYSFQMQPQGPIYVNLDWKQMGVGGIDSWSPNALPMPAYRIDSSQPMSYRYRLVPVAGPYEAKTREVF; encoded by the coding sequence ATGCTGTTCCGCAGACTCGTTCTTCTGCTTGCCGTCCCGCTCGCGCTGGCGCTGGCGGCGCCTCCGGAATGGGACAATCCGGCCATCACCACGATCGGCGTGGAGCCGCCCCGCGCCACGATGATGATCTACCCCGATGCGGCCACGGCCCGTACCTTTGATCCGGCGAGGTCTCCGTGGATGCTCTCTCTCAACGGGGACTGGAAGTTCCGCGGCGTGCTGCGCCCGGCGGACCGGCCCACGGATTTCCATCGGCCCTCATATGACGACTCGGGCTGGCGCACGATGCCGGTTCCGGGCGTGTGGCAGATGCATGGCTTTGACATCCCCATTTACACGAACTGGCTGTATCCGTTCCCGCAGGACCGCAATAAAATGCCGTCGCCGCCTTACGATTTCAATCCGGTCGGCAGTTACCGGCGCACATTTACGGTGCCACATACCTGGAAAGGGCGCACGGTTTATCTCCATTTTGCCGGCGTTGATTCCTGCTTTTACGTGTGGGTAAACGGCCAATTCATCGGCTACCACGAGGACAGCCGCACGCCGGCGGAATTCAACATCACCAAAGTCCTCAAACCCGGCCTGAACACGCTCGCCGTGCAGGTGTACCGCTTTGGCGACGGCGCCTATCTCGAAGACCAGGACATGTGGCGGATGAGCGGCATTTACCGTGAAGTCTTCCTCTGGTCCACCGCCGCCACGCACGTGCGGGACTTCGAAGTGCACACGGACCTGGACGCGGCCTACCGGGATGCCAGGGTCAGGGTGAAGGCGGAGATCCTCGAGCCGAAGGACTGCACGCTGGAGTTCGAACTGCGGGACGCCTCCGGCAAAGCCGCCGGGACGGCCAGCGCCAAGTGCGCGCCGCAGGTCGAGCTTGCGCTCGCCGTGCCGAATGCGCGGCTGTGGAGCGCGGAGATCCCGTACCTCTACGAGGGCCTGCTGACGCTCAGGAACGGCGCCGGCGCGATCATCGAGGTGATTCCGCAACGCGTCGGCATCCGCAAGGTCGAGATCCGGGGCGGGAAACTTCTGGTGAACGGGCGGGCGGTGATCTTCAAGGGCGTCAATCGCCACGAGCATTCGTCCGTGACCGGGAAAGTGATGTCGCGCGATCTGATGATTCGCGATATCGAACTGATGAAGCGGCACAACGTGAATGCGGTGCGCACGTCGCACTATCCGGACCACCCGCTGTGGTACGAGCTTTGTGACATCTACGGCCTGTATGTCATCGACGAGGCCAACATTGAGGCGCACCATTACGGCAACGGGCCCAAAGGCAACCTCCTTACCGAGTCGCCTGAATGGTCCCGGGCGTATCTCGAACGGGTGCGCAGCATGATCGAGCGCGACAAGAATCACCCGTCGGTGATCATCTGGTCGATGGGCAACGAGAGCGGCGACGGACTGAACGCGCGTCTGACGTACGAATGGGCCAAACAGCGCGATCCGTCGCGGCCCTGGCATTACGAAGGATCGAGCGCGAATCGGGGAGCAAATTTCGACATCAATTCCTTCATGTATCCGCCTCCGGCGCGCGTGGCGGAGGAGGCAGCCAAGCTGCCGGACAAGCCGCTGCTGCTGTGCGAATACGCGCACTCGATGGGCAATTCGACCGGAGGTCTGAAGGAATATTGGGACATTTTCTACTCGGGCACCAACGCGCAGGGCGCATTTGTGTGGGATTGGGTGGACCAGTCCCTGCGCGTGCCGGTGCCCGGAGAATATCGTGTCAATACGCCAGCCACGCATTTCCTCGCCTATGGCGGCTGGTGGGAAGACAAGTCCGGAGTGCGCAATGACAACAACTTCAACTGCAATGGACTGGTCTCCGGGGACCGCACGCCGCATCCGGGGCTGGCGGCGATCAAATACGCCTATCGCTATCTCCATGCCTCGCCCGTGGATCTGGCCCAGGGCAGGGTCCGCGTGAAGAACTGGTTCCAGTTCCTCAATCCGCGGGACTACGCGGTGGGACAGTGGAGCGTGCAGGAGTCGGGCCGCGCGCTTGCCACCGGCACGTTGCCGGCGTTGGACATCGAGCCCGGCGGGGAAGCGGAATTCGCGCTGAATCTGCCAAAAATTACTCCGAAGCCTGGCGCCGAATACTGGCTGAATCTCAGCTTCCGGCTGAAAAACGCCACACGCTGGGCGCCGGCTGGACATGAAATCGCCTGGGAACAGTTTGCGCTGCCCTGGAAAGCCGGGGGTCCGAAGGCGGACTTTTCCCGGTCGCCGGCGCTGAAGATTGATGAGAAGGACGGAATTTTCGTTCTGTCGAGTCCGTTGATTCGGGCGATCTTCGATCCGCGTGTCGGCACCTTTACCGAATACAGGTATCAGGGTGTGCTGCTCCTGGAGCGCGGTCCGCTGCCGGACTTCTGGCGGGCTCCTACAGACAATGATTTGGGCGCATGGAAAGCGATGCGAGCGCGGATCGAGCGGGATCCGGCGCAGAACTGGTTTCTGTGGCGGGAGGCCGCGCCGCGCATGACGATTACCGAGGCGAAGCTCGAACGGGTTGACGAGCGCACGGCGCGCGTGGCGGTGAAGGCCGGGCTGTACGGGATGGGCGGGGCCACGGCCGCCTGGACGTTCACCATTTACGGCAACGGCGAGATCCTTGTCGAGATGTCCTACCAGCCGGGTGAGGAGAAGCGGGCGATGATGCCTCGTTTCGGTTCGGAGCTTGTGCTGGCACGCGGTTTCAACAACTGGTCGTGGTACGGCCGCGGCCCCGCGGAAACATACATCGACCGCCAGTTCGAACGGATCGGCGTCTACCAAAGCATGGTGGAGAAAGAATGGGTCGAATATTCCCGCCCGCAGGAAAACGGCAACAAGACCGGCGTGCGCTGGAGTGCCTGGACCAATGCCCAGGGCCTTGGGCTGCTGGCCGTGGGCGCGCCGGAGCTTTCCGTTTCCGCGCGCAGGTTCACAAAGGAGGACATGGAGCGCGCGGCCTACTCGTTCCAGATGCAGCCGCAGGGGCCCATCTACGTCAACCTCGACTGGAAACAGATGGGCGTGGGCGGCATTGACAGCTGGTCGCCAAACGCGCTGCCGATGCCGGCTTACCGGATCGACTCATCCCAGCCGATGAGCTACCGCTACCGGCTGGTGCCGGTGGCGGGCCCGTATGAAGCGAAAACGAGGGAGGTGTTTTGA
- the galM gene encoding aldose 1-epimerase, which yields MTVGHPTRRQWLQAALPSAALLASCKSVDKGARGSVTVQEFGKLPNGETAQLFILKNRNGVEAAITNYGGIIVTLKTYDGKGLLADVALGFETLAGYLGKHPYFGAIIGRYGNRIGKARFTLDGVTYQLAKNDGENSLHGGNEGFDRRLWKARTESGADSQTLVLSYTSPDGEEGYPGTLATEVRYTLLDDDTFRIDYRATTDKKTVVNLTNHTYFNLAGQGNGDILNHEIQINASRFTPVDEGLIPTGELRPVEGTAFDFRKPRRIGERIDADDEQIRRGRGYDHNFVLDRQGDGLSFAARVTEPSTGRVLEVWTTEPGMQFYTGNFLDGTVIGKGGKAYPRRSGFCLETQHFPDSPNRPEFPSTVLEPGQEYRSTTVWKFLTAPPRK from the coding sequence TTGACGGTGGGACATCCGACTCGCCGCCAGTGGTTGCAGGCGGCGCTGCCCTCGGCGGCGCTGCTTGCCTCCTGCAAATCCGTTGACAAAGGAGCTCGAGGGTCCGTGACTGTTCAGGAATTCGGAAAATTGCCGAACGGTGAAACTGCTCAGCTTTTCATCCTGAAAAACAGGAATGGCGTGGAGGCCGCCATCACGAATTACGGCGGCATTATTGTCACGCTGAAGACCTATGATGGGAAGGGCCTGCTGGCCGATGTCGCGCTGGGGTTTGAAACCCTGGCCGGATATCTCGGCAAACACCCCTATTTCGGCGCAATCATCGGCCGATACGGAAACCGCATCGGCAAGGCACGCTTCACGCTGGACGGGGTGACTTATCAGCTGGCGAAGAATGACGGCGAAAACTCGCTGCACGGCGGCAACGAGGGCTTCGACCGCAGGCTCTGGAAAGCGCGCACCGAGTCCGGCGCGGACTCGCAGACGCTGGTACTCAGCTACACCAGCCCGGACGGTGAAGAGGGCTATCCCGGCACGCTGGCCACGGAAGTGCGGTATACGCTGCTGGATGACGACACGTTCCGCATCGATTACCGTGCGACAACGGACAAAAAGACCGTGGTCAATCTGACCAATCACACGTATTTCAATTTGGCCGGACAGGGAAATGGCGACATCCTGAATCATGAAATCCAGATCAACGCCAGCCGTTTTACGCCGGTGGACGAGGGACTGATCCCGACGGGAGAGCTGCGTCCGGTGGAGGGCACGGCGTTCGATTTCCGCAAGCCCAGGCGCATTGGCGAGCGCATTGACGCCGACGACGAGCAGATTCGGCGCGGCCGCGGCTACGACCACAACTTCGTGCTTGACCGGCAGGGTGATGGCCTCAGCTTCGCAGCCCGGGTCACGGAGCCGTCCACGGGGCGCGTGCTGGAGGTGTGGACTACCGAGCCGGGGATGCAGTTTTACACGGGCAATTTCCTGGATGGCACCGTCATCGGAAAGGGCGGCAAGGCGTATCCGCGCCGTTCCGGATTCTGTCTGGAAACGCAGCATTTCCCGGATTCGCCGAACCGGCCGGAGTTCCCTTCCACGGTGCTCGAGCCCGGTCAGGAGTATCGCTCGACGACGGTGTGGAAGTTCCTGACGGCGCCACCGCGGAAGTAG